Proteins co-encoded in one Rhopalosiphum maidis isolate BTI-1 chromosome 2, ASM367621v3, whole genome shotgun sequence genomic window:
- the LOC113551965 gene encoding tubulin alpha chain, testis-specific-like, whose product MRECISVHVGQAGVQIGNACWELYCLEHGIQPDGQMPSDKTNGDDSFNTFFSETGYGKHVPRAVFVDLEPTVVDEVRTGTYKQLFHPEQLITGKEDAANNYARGHYTIGKEIVDIVLDRIRKLADQCTGLQGFLIFHSFGGGTGSGFASLLMERLSVDYGKKSKLEFAIYPAPQVSTAVVEPYNSILTTHTTLEHSDCAFMVDNEAIYDICRRNLDIERPSYTNLNRLIGQIVSSITASLRFDGALNVDLTEFQTNLVPYPRIHFPLVTYAPVISAEKAYHEQLSVGEITNACFEPANQMVKCDPRHGKYMACCMLYRGDVVPKDVNAAIAAIKTKRSIQFVDWCPTGFKVGINYQPPTVVPGGDLAKVQRAVCMLSNTTAIAEAWARLDHKFDLMYAKRAFVHWYVGEGMEEGEFSEAREDLAALEKDYEEVGLDSVEGQFDEGGEDF is encoded by the exons atg CGTGAATGTATCTCTGTGCACGTTGGCCAAGCAGGAGTTCAAATTGGTAATGCTTGCTGGGAACTGTATTGCTTAGAACATGGCATTCAACCTGATGGTCAAATGCCATCTGATAAAACCAATGGCGATGACAGTTTCAATACGTTTTTTAGTGAAACTGGTTATGGTAAACATGTTCCAAGAGCTGTATTTGTTGATTTGGAACCCACCGTTgttg atgAAGTACGAACAGGCACGTATAAACAACTTTTTCATCCTGAACAATTGATAACGGGTAAAGAAGATGCAGCTAACAATTATGCTCGTGGTCATTATACTATTGGCAAGGAAATTGTTGACATTGTGCTTGATCGTATTCGAAAGCTTGCTGACCAATGTACTGGTCTCCaaggatttttaatatttcattcattTGGAGGAGGGACTGGTTCTGGTTTTGCATCATTACTCATGGAACGTTTAAGTGTTGATTATGGCAAAAAGAGTAAACTTGAATTTGCCATTTATCCTGCACCACAA gtatcCACGGCAGTAGTAGAACCatacaattcaattttaactactCATACAACTCTTGAACATTCTGATTGTGCTTTCATGGTAGATAATGAagcaatttatgatatttgtcGTAGGAACTTGGATATAGAACGCCCTTCTTATACCAATTTAAATCGTCTCATTGGACAAATAGTATCATCAATCACAGCTTCACTACGATTTGATGGTGCCTTAAATGTTGATTTAACGGAATTCCAAACTAACTTAGTGCCATATCCAAGAATACATTTTCCTTTAGTTACTTACGCACCGGTCATATCAGCTGAAAAAGCATATCATGAACAATTGTCCGTTGGTGAAATCACTAATGCTTGTTTTGAACCTGCCAATCAGATGGTTAAATGTGATCCTCGTCATGGAAAATATATGGCTTGTTGTATGCTGTACAGAGGTGATGTAGTGCCAAAAGATGTAAATGCTGCGATTGCTgcgataaaaacaaaacgttCAATACAATTTGTGGACTGGTGTCCAACTGGATTTAAAGTAGGCATCAATTATCAACCACCAACAGTAGTACCAGGAGGTGATTTAGCTAAAGTACAGCGGGCTGTTTGTATGTTATCTAATACTACAGCTATTGCTGAAGCATGGGCTCGTTTGGATCATAAGTTTGATTTGATGTATGCTAAAAGGGCCTTTGTTCATTGGTATGTTGGTGAAGGGATGGAGGAAGGAGAATTTTCAGAAGCTAGAGAAGATTTAGCAGCTTTAGAAAAAGATTACGAAGAAGTGGGCTTAGATTCGGTTGAAGGCCAATTTGATGAAGGAGGTgaagatttttaa